Proteins encoded together in one Streptomyces sp. TLI_171 window:
- the sdhA gene encoding succinate dehydrogenase flavoprotein subunit, protein MQIHQYDTVIVGAGGAGMRAAIESTQRSRTAVLTKLYPTRSHTGAAQGGMCAALANVEEDNWEWHTFDTVKGGDYLVDQDAAEIMCKEAIDAVLDLEKMGLPFSRTDQGRIDQRRFGGHSRNHGEAPVRRSCYAADRTGHMILQTLFQNCVKHGVEFFNEFYVLDLLINEGRTAGVVAYELATGEIHVFQAKAVVFASGGTGKMFKVTSNAHTLTGDGQAVALRRGLPLEDMEFFQFHPTGIWRMGILLTEGARGEGGILRNKDGERFMERYAPVMKDLASRDVCSRAIYSEIRAGRGCGPDGDHVYLDLTHLPPEQLDAKLPDITEFARTYLGIEPYTDPIPIQPTAHYAMGGIPTNVEGEVLSNNTDVVPGLYAAGEVACVSVHGANRLGTNSLLDINVFGRRAGIAAAAYADKHDFVELPENPGALVEALVEGLRESTGTESVAKIRQELQESMDANASVYRTGKTLQQAVEDVAALKERFKNVSIQDKGSRYNTDLLEAIELGNLLDLAEVLVVSALAREESRGGHYREDFPTRDDVKFMQHTMAYREVGEDGSTSIRLDYKPVVQTRYQPMERKY, encoded by the coding sequence ATGCAGATTCACCAGTACGACACTGTCATCGTCGGCGCCGGCGGCGCGGGCATGCGTGCGGCCATCGAGTCGACGCAGCGCAGCCGCACCGCGGTCCTGACCAAGCTCTACCCGACCCGGTCCCACACCGGCGCGGCGCAGGGCGGCATGTGTGCCGCGCTCGCCAACGTCGAGGAGGACAACTGGGAGTGGCACACCTTCGACACGGTCAAGGGCGGTGACTACCTGGTCGACCAGGACGCCGCCGAGATCATGTGCAAGGAGGCCATCGACGCGGTCCTCGACCTGGAGAAGATGGGTCTCCCCTTCTCCCGCACCGACCAGGGCCGGATCGACCAGCGCCGCTTCGGCGGCCACTCCCGCAACCACGGCGAGGCCCCGGTCCGCCGGTCCTGCTACGCCGCGGACCGCACCGGCCACATGATCCTGCAGACGCTGTTCCAGAACTGCGTCAAGCACGGCGTCGAGTTCTTCAACGAGTTCTACGTCCTCGACCTGCTGATCAACGAGGGCCGCACGGCCGGCGTGGTCGCGTACGAGCTCGCCACCGGCGAGATCCACGTCTTCCAGGCCAAGGCCGTGGTGTTCGCCTCCGGCGGCACCGGCAAGATGTTCAAGGTCACCTCGAACGCCCACACCCTGACCGGTGACGGCCAGGCCGTGGCGCTGCGCCGGGGCCTGCCGCTGGAGGACATGGAGTTCTTCCAGTTCCACCCGACGGGCATCTGGCGGATGGGCATCCTGCTCACCGAGGGCGCCCGCGGCGAGGGCGGCATCCTGCGCAACAAGGACGGCGAGCGCTTCATGGAGCGCTACGCCCCCGTCATGAAGGACCTGGCGTCCCGTGACGTGTGCTCCCGCGCGATCTACTCGGAGATCCGGGCCGGCCGCGGCTGCGGCCCCGACGGCGACCACGTCTACCTGGACCTGACGCACCTCCCGCCGGAGCAGCTGGACGCCAAGCTGCCGGACATCACCGAGTTCGCGCGCACCTACCTCGGCATCGAGCCCTACACGGACCCGATCCCGATCCAGCCCACCGCGCACTACGCGATGGGCGGCATCCCGACCAACGTCGAGGGTGAGGTCCTGAGCAACAACACCGACGTCGTCCCCGGCCTGTACGCCGCGGGCGAGGTCGCGTGCGTGTCGGTGCACGGCGCCAACCGGCTGGGCACCAACTCGCTGCTGGACATCAACGTGTTCGGCCGCCGCGCGGGCATCGCCGCCGCCGCCTACGCCGACAAGCACGACTTCGTCGAGCTGCCGGAGAACCCGGGCGCGCTGGTCGAGGCGCTGGTCGAGGGCCTGCGGGAGTCCACCGGCACCGAGTCCGTCGCCAAGATCCGCCAGGAGCTGCAGGAGTCGATGGACGCCAACGCGTCCGTCTACCGCACCGGCAAGACCCTGCAGCAGGCGGTCGAGGACGTGGCGGCGCTCAAGGAGCGCTTCAAGAACGTCTCGATCCAGGACAAGGGCTCGCGCTACAACACGGACCTGCTGGAGGCCATCGAGCTGGGCAACCTGCTCGACCTGGCCGAGGTGCTGGTCGTGTCGGCGCTGGCCCGCGAGGAGTCCCGCGGCGGTCACTACCGCGAGGACTTCCCGACCCGCGACGACGTGAAGTTCATGCAGCACACCATGGCGTACCGCGAGGTGGGCGAGGACGGTTCCACCTCCATCCGCCTCGACTACAAGCCGGTCGTGCAGACCCGCTACCAGCCGATGGAGCGTAAGTACTGA
- a CDS encoding succinate dehydrogenase iron-sulfur subunit: protein MSTPTVETHSAALDAAESGSVQLINVTFRIRRFNPEEHPDPVWVDYQLLMDPKERVLDALNKIKWEQDGTLTYRRSCAHGICGSDAMRINGRNRLACKTLIKDVNPEKPITIEAIKGLAVLKDLIVDMDPFFQAYKDVMPFLITDGNEPTRERLQSQSDRERFDDTTKCILCAACTSSCPVFWNDGQYFGPAAIVNAHRFIFDSRDEGAEQRLEILNDREGVWRCRTTFNCSEACPRGIEVTKAIQEVKRALVTRRF, encoded by the coding sequence ATGTCCACTCCGACCGTCGAGACGCACTCGGCCGCGCTTGACGCGGCCGAGTCGGGCAGCGTCCAGCTGATCAACGTCACCTTCCGGATCCGCCGGTTCAACCCGGAGGAGCACCCGGACCCGGTGTGGGTGGACTACCAGCTCCTGATGGACCCGAAGGAGCGCGTCCTGGACGCGCTCAACAAGATCAAGTGGGAGCAGGACGGCACGCTCACGTACCGCCGCTCCTGCGCGCACGGCATCTGCGGTTCGGACGCCATGCGGATCAACGGCCGCAACCGGCTGGCGTGCAAGACCCTGATCAAGGACGTCAACCCGGAGAAGCCGATCACGATCGAGGCCATCAAGGGCCTCGCGGTCCTCAAGGACCTGATCGTGGACATGGACCCGTTCTTCCAGGCGTACAAGGACGTCATGCCGTTCCTGATCACCGACGGGAACGAGCCGACCCGCGAGCGCCTGCAGTCGCAGAGCGACCGCGAGCGCTTCGACGACACCACCAAGTGCATCCTGTGCGCCGCGTGCACCTCCTCGTGCCCGGTGTTCTGGAACGACGGCCAGTACTTCGGCCCGGCGGCGATCGTCAACGCGCACCGCTTCATCTTCGACTCCCGCGACGAGGGCGCCGAGCAGCGCCTGGAGATCCTCAACGACCGTGAGGGCGTGTGGCGTTGCCGCACCACCTTCAACTGCTCGGAGGCCTGCCCGCGCGGCATTGAGGTCACCAAGGCGATCCAGGAGGTGAAGCGCGCGCTCGTCACGCGTCGCTTCTAG